In the genome of Populus alba chromosome 11, ASM523922v2, whole genome shotgun sequence, one region contains:
- the LOC118061404 gene encoding uncharacterized protein isoform X1 has translation MATTNSSQSISMPLPIFDGSDYDLWGKKMMTLFKSQNLTDIVEKGLNKPTNISILEEAQQKELEVRKQKDASALYLIQQSLAITIFPRISEASTAKQAWDTLQKEFLGDYKTAEIEVIEVEAPYGAAMEGDWQSVIDYYREHFKKIDSPVTPSKDTVLHLAVQFKTEQPLKALLEILKERSLPEAFLKKGNKFGNTALHEATIYGKYEAVRLLVERCPELLSIQNDFGETPLFTAAGFSKTEIVEFLIRSKPGQCVHDDGLLLRIHRRRTVDYLSILSAAIIGQKFETALLLLELDKSLASLKDKNQISTLQLLAEMPAAFESGFTMGIFERLIYRCLPVKRHHEVKSQVQTWCLANKRDLESGRGRNSGDLGSVSKRNQRGGILKYLKVPEGCWLERIWNWKRKHVFALEFAESLIKEDNSFKGVTITEEDQNKKEEEQEMYAQTSQNTRNAKTPVLSSLTTKKEIPLFTATRRGIEKIVEMIIRLHPHAIDQRDEMNRSILDVAVMYRQEKIFDIVKEKKIPLDRMRRVVDISGNTLLHHVADMKKNSGVTKPGPALQLQEELKWFERVQDVIPSYYVPLLNKDGMTAREYFEIAHEKQLKKAQKWIKETSQSCSTVAALVATVVFAAAYTVPGGSDEKGKPIFINSPYFLIFTVSDVVSLASSLTSLVVFLSLLTSPFELQEFHISLPRKLIVGFSFLFFSVLTTMLSFGATILILIQTERRLTTLLLSIASFLPVLIFGILQFRLYVSFMGSTFNILKKNWIAPLSFLGPCLQWREKFGPKKKEKSST, from the exons ATGGCCACCACAAATTCATCACAATCTATCTCTATGCCACTTCCCATTTTTGATGGTAGCGACTATGATTTGTgggggaaaaaaatgatgacacTCTTCAAGTCTCAAAATCTTACGGACATTGTTGAGAAGGGACTTAACAAGCCAACAAATATCTCTATTCTAGAAGAAGCACAACAAAAGGAGTTAGAGGTGAGAAAACAGAAGGATGCTAGTGCCCTATATTTGATTCAACAGTCACTAGCGATTACAATTTTTCCTAGGATTAGTGAAGCTTCAACAGCAAAGCAAGCGTGGGATACGTTGCAGAAGGAGTTTCTCGGCGATTATAAG ACAGCAGAGATAGAAGTGATAGAAGTGGAAGCACCTTATGGAGCTGCCATGGAAGGAGACTGGCAAAGCGTGATTGACTACTATCGggaacatttcaaaaaaatcgaCAGTCCAGTTACGCCCTCCAAGGATACTGTACTTCATCTAGCTGTGCAATTCAAAACAGAGCAACCACTTAAAGCTTTACTTGAAATCTTGAAGGAAAGATCTTTGCCTGAGGCATTTCTCaagaaaggaaacaaatttggaaatacGGCTCTTCACGAGGCAACCATCTATGGCAAATATGAGGCTGTAAGACTCTTGGTAGAACGTTGTCCAGAGCTGCTTTCGATTCAAAATGACTTCGGGGAAACCCCATTGTTTACAGCTGCCGGATTTTCCAAGACAGAAATAGTGGAGTTTTTAATCAGATCCAAACCAGGACAATGCGTGCATGATGATGGCCTTCTATTACGAATTCACAGGCGGAGAACGGTAGATTACCTGTCCATCCTTAGCGCTGCTATCATAGGGCAAAAGTTTG AAACAGCTTTACTGTTGCTAGAACTGGATAAATCGCTCGCCAGCTTGAAGGACAAAAATCAAATATCTACTCTTCAACTTCTAGCCGAAATGCCAGCTGCTTTTGAGAGTGGATTTACCATGGGCATATTTGAAAGACTCATCTACCGTT GCCTTCCTGTTAAACGTCACCACGAGGTAAAATCACAGGTACAAACTTGGTGCCTGGCAAATAAGAGAGATCTTGAGAGCGGTCGGGGGAGGAACTCAGGAGATCTGGGGAGTGTCTCAAAGAGGAATCAAAGAGGCGGCATACTCAAATATTTAAAGGTCCCTGAAG GATGTTGGCTAGAAAGAATCTGGAACTGGAAAAGAAAGCATGTATTTGCTTTGGAATTCGCCGAAAGCCTAATAAAGGAAGATAATTCTTTTAAAGGAGTCACCATAACAGAGgaagaccaaaataaaaaagaagaagagcaagAAATGTATGCGCAAACTTCTCAAAACACTAGGAACGCAAAAACTCCTGTATTGTCATCATTAACTACTAAAAAGGAGATCCCATTGTTTACTGCAACTAGAAGGGGAATAGAAAAGATTGTGGAGATGATAATAAGGCTACATCCTCATGCTATTGACCAGCGCGATGAAATGAATCGGAGCATTTTGGATGTGGCCGTCATGTATCGCCAAGAAAAAATCTTCGATATtgtgaaggaaaagaaaataccaTTGGATAGAATGCGTCGAGTTGTTGATATTAGCGGCAACACATTGTTGCACCATGTTGCAGATATGAAGAAAAACAGTGGAGTAACCAAGCCTGGGCCTGCACTCCAACTTCAGGAGGAGTTGAAATGGTTTGAG CGAGTGCAAGACGTAATTCCTTCTTATTATGTCCCGCTTCTGAACAAAGATGGAATGACTGCAAGAGAGTACTTCGAAATAGCGCACGAGAAGCAACTGAAAAAGGCACAAAAATGGATCAAGGAAACATCTCAGTCTTGTTCCACAGTAGCTGCACTTGTTGCAACTGTTGTCTTTGCTGCTGCCTATACTGTGCCCGGAGGTTCTGATGAAAAAGGCAAGCCCATCTTCATCAACTCTCCCTATTTTCTGATTTTCACTGTCTCTGATGTTGTCTCCTTAGCAAGCTCCTTGACTTCGCTTGTGGTGTTTCTCTCTTTGTTGACCTCTCCATTTGAGCTACAAGAATTCCACATCTCTCTTCCTCGAAAACTTATTGTTGgcttctccttcctcttcttttctgtgTTAACGACCATGCTATCCTTTGGCGCAACAATTTTGATACTCATTCAGACAGAGAGGAGGTTGACAACATTACTCCTTTCCATTGCTTCATTCCTTCCTGTCTTAATATTTGGAATATTGCAATTCCGTCTGTACGTCTCCTTTATGGGCTCTACATTCAACATTCTCAAGAAAAACTGGATAGCTCCTCTGTCGTTTCTTGGCCCTTGCCTACAATGGAGGGAAAAGTTCGGTcccaagaagaaggaaaaaagctCGACTTGA
- the LOC118061404 gene encoding uncharacterized protein isoform X2 — MEGDWQSVIDYYREHFKKIDSPVTPSKDTVLHLAVQFKTEQPLKALLEILKERSLPEAFLKKGNKFGNTALHEATIYGKYEAVRLLVERCPELLSIQNDFGETPLFTAAGFSKTEIVEFLIRSKPGQCVHDDGLLLRIHRRRTVDYLSILSAAIIGQKFETALLLLELDKSLASLKDKNQISTLQLLAEMPAAFESGFTMGIFERLIYRCLPVKRHHEVKSQVQTWCLANKRDLESGRGRNSGDLGSVSKRNQRGGILKYLKVPEGCWLERIWNWKRKHVFALEFAESLIKEDNSFKGVTITEEDQNKKEEEQEMYAQTSQNTRNAKTPVLSSLTTKKEIPLFTATRRGIEKIVEMIIRLHPHAIDQRDEMNRSILDVAVMYRQEKIFDIVKEKKIPLDRMRRVVDISGNTLLHHVADMKKNSGVTKPGPALQLQEELKWFERVQDVIPSYYVPLLNKDGMTAREYFEIAHEKQLKKAQKWIKETSQSCSTVAALVATVVFAAAYTVPGGSDEKGKPIFINSPYFLIFTVSDVVSLASSLTSLVVFLSLLTSPFELQEFHISLPRKLIVGFSFLFFSVLTTMLSFGATILILIQTERRLTTLLLSIASFLPVLIFGILQFRLYVSFMGSTFNILKKNWIAPLSFLGPCLQWREKFGPKKKEKSST, encoded by the exons ATGGAAGGAGACTGGCAAAGCGTGATTGACTACTATCGggaacatttcaaaaaaatcgaCAGTCCAGTTACGCCCTCCAAGGATACTGTACTTCATCTAGCTGTGCAATTCAAAACAGAGCAACCACTTAAAGCTTTACTTGAAATCTTGAAGGAAAGATCTTTGCCTGAGGCATTTCTCaagaaaggaaacaaatttggaaatacGGCTCTTCACGAGGCAACCATCTATGGCAAATATGAGGCTGTAAGACTCTTGGTAGAACGTTGTCCAGAGCTGCTTTCGATTCAAAATGACTTCGGGGAAACCCCATTGTTTACAGCTGCCGGATTTTCCAAGACAGAAATAGTGGAGTTTTTAATCAGATCCAAACCAGGACAATGCGTGCATGATGATGGCCTTCTATTACGAATTCACAGGCGGAGAACGGTAGATTACCTGTCCATCCTTAGCGCTGCTATCATAGGGCAAAAGTTTG AAACAGCTTTACTGTTGCTAGAACTGGATAAATCGCTCGCCAGCTTGAAGGACAAAAATCAAATATCTACTCTTCAACTTCTAGCCGAAATGCCAGCTGCTTTTGAGAGTGGATTTACCATGGGCATATTTGAAAGACTCATCTACCGTT GCCTTCCTGTTAAACGTCACCACGAGGTAAAATCACAGGTACAAACTTGGTGCCTGGCAAATAAGAGAGATCTTGAGAGCGGTCGGGGGAGGAACTCAGGAGATCTGGGGAGTGTCTCAAAGAGGAATCAAAGAGGCGGCATACTCAAATATTTAAAGGTCCCTGAAG GATGTTGGCTAGAAAGAATCTGGAACTGGAAAAGAAAGCATGTATTTGCTTTGGAATTCGCCGAAAGCCTAATAAAGGAAGATAATTCTTTTAAAGGAGTCACCATAACAGAGgaagaccaaaataaaaaagaagaagagcaagAAATGTATGCGCAAACTTCTCAAAACACTAGGAACGCAAAAACTCCTGTATTGTCATCATTAACTACTAAAAAGGAGATCCCATTGTTTACTGCAACTAGAAGGGGAATAGAAAAGATTGTGGAGATGATAATAAGGCTACATCCTCATGCTATTGACCAGCGCGATGAAATGAATCGGAGCATTTTGGATGTGGCCGTCATGTATCGCCAAGAAAAAATCTTCGATATtgtgaaggaaaagaaaataccaTTGGATAGAATGCGTCGAGTTGTTGATATTAGCGGCAACACATTGTTGCACCATGTTGCAGATATGAAGAAAAACAGTGGAGTAACCAAGCCTGGGCCTGCACTCCAACTTCAGGAGGAGTTGAAATGGTTTGAG CGAGTGCAAGACGTAATTCCTTCTTATTATGTCCCGCTTCTGAACAAAGATGGAATGACTGCAAGAGAGTACTTCGAAATAGCGCACGAGAAGCAACTGAAAAAGGCACAAAAATGGATCAAGGAAACATCTCAGTCTTGTTCCACAGTAGCTGCACTTGTTGCAACTGTTGTCTTTGCTGCTGCCTATACTGTGCCCGGAGGTTCTGATGAAAAAGGCAAGCCCATCTTCATCAACTCTCCCTATTTTCTGATTTTCACTGTCTCTGATGTTGTCTCCTTAGCAAGCTCCTTGACTTCGCTTGTGGTGTTTCTCTCTTTGTTGACCTCTCCATTTGAGCTACAAGAATTCCACATCTCTCTTCCTCGAAAACTTATTGTTGgcttctccttcctcttcttttctgtgTTAACGACCATGCTATCCTTTGGCGCAACAATTTTGATACTCATTCAGACAGAGAGGAGGTTGACAACATTACTCCTTTCCATTGCTTCATTCCTTCCTGTCTTAATATTTGGAATATTGCAATTCCGTCTGTACGTCTCCTTTATGGGCTCTACATTCAACATTCTCAAGAAAAACTGGATAGCTCCTCTGTCGTTTCTTGGCCCTTGCCTACAATGGAGGGAAAAGTTCGGTcccaagaagaaggaaaaaagctCGACTTGA